The Engystomops pustulosus chromosome 4, aEngPut4.maternal, whole genome shotgun sequence genome contains a region encoding:
- the LOC140128498 gene encoding putative olfactory receptor 2B8 gives MILHNTSIGLNLSNYRRVEEFILLGLTSNRDIQILLFVIFLYFYIISLVGNIIIIILSRISSRLHTPMYFFLSNLSFLDICYTSCIVPKMLIHFLAVKKTISFNGCATQMFIHLSLGSTECYLLLSMAYDRYVAICAPLHYTNIMHPILCIAMATGSWVGGTLNSIVNTVLALQLPFCGPNVLNHFFCEVPLILELACADTSFNKTVLFFFAMFVAMVPFFLILITYCYIISSILKIRTSVGRRKAFSTCASHITVVSLFYGAAIFIYMRPGSTHGVNQDKMATLFYSVITPMLNPMIYTLRNKDVIGALQRTLKQRQKMEGPCWVDRC, from the coding sequence ATGATTTTACACAACACTTCCATTGGATTGAATCTATCTAACTACAGGAGAGTGGAAGAATTCATTCTTCTTGGACTGACCAGCAACAGGGATATTCAGATTCTGTTATTtgttatatttctatatttttatattatttcccTCGTTGGTAACATAATCATTATTATTCTCAGTAGAATAAGCTCCCGTCTTCACACCCCTATGTATTTTTTCTTGAGTAATCTGTCATTTTTGGACATCTGTTACACATCATGTATTGTCCCAAAAATGCTCATTCATTTCTTGGCAGTGAAAAAAACTATATCCTTCAATGGTTGTGCCACACAGATGTTCATTCATCTCTCTTTAGGAAGTACAGAGTGTTACCTCTTGTTGTCAATGGCCTATGACCGATACGTGGCTATATGTGCCCCTTTACACTACACAAATATTATGCATCCCATCTTGTGCATTGCAATGGCGACTGGTTCCTGGGTTGGTGGTACACTAAACTCCATTGTGAACACTGTCCTCGCATTGCAGTTGCCCTTCTGTGGTCCAAATGTACTTAATCACTTTTTCTGTGAGGTCCCTTTAATCCTGGAGCTGGCCTGTGCAGATACATCTTTTAATAAGACAGTTCTTTTCTTCTTTGCCATGTTTGTAGCAATGGTTCCATTTTTTCTTATCCTTATTACATATTGTTACATCATTTCCAGCATACTGAAGATAAGAACATCTGTAGGGCGGAGgaaggccttctccacctgtgCTTCACACATTACAGTTGTATCCCTCTTTTATGGCGCcgccatatttatatatatgagaCCTGGATCAACCCATGGGGTGAACCAAGACAAGATGGCCACTTTGTTCTATAGTGTTATAACCCCAATGCTGAATCCTATGATATACACGTTGAGGAATAAGGATGTGATTGGAGCACTT